A segment of the Methanomassiliicoccaceae archaeon DOK genome:
CGGGAGGAGTTCGTACGGCGGCGGGGTGATGAAGTTGAATACGATGCCCGCGAGGCGGGGGTTGGATTTGACGATCTCCACAATCTCGCGAATATGCTCGAGGTTGCCCTTTTGCAGGACCATGTTTGCGTACACCCTGCCGGAGAATTCGAGGCCGGAGAGGGTGTCCATGAGCTTGTCGTATGCTCCATCGCCGCGGACGTAGTCGTGAACGGCCTTCGGACCGTCGAGGCTGACGGAGATGACGTCGGAGTTAGTGAAGATCCTCCCCGTGGTCCCGTTCGTGGTGTATCCCACGTTGTAGTATCCGATGCTCTTGGCAGCGTCTATCAGGTCGCCGAGGTCCTTGTCGCCGTCTCTCCAGATGGTGGTCTCGCCGCCCTCGAAATACGCTATCCTGGCACCGGACTCGTACCTCTCCCTAAGGTCGGTGACGATCTCATCGTACGTCTGTGCGGCCTTGATCCCGGGATTGGCCTTCAGCATGGAGTCTATGTGGCAGTGTCTGCATCTGAGGTTGCAGGCGTAGCCTATGCCCATGGTGATGACAAGCGGGTTCTTCCTCCCGCATTTGGACAGAATCCACCATTTAGCATAGCCCGTGAACTGCTTGACGGCCATGCCGGTGTGATTTTGGGAACCGTATTTAGGGTTTTGCGATGACACGCAGACACTTAGTAGGGAGAAGAAATGGTAGCCTCGCCCAGATTCGAACTGAGGTCGCAGGATCCAGAGTCCCGCATGATTGACCACTACACTACGAGGCTATCGAATCATCCGCATTCTGTTATCGTTCTTAAAATTATCGGCGTTCGACGATGCATGGTTTCATCAATCGGTTTTCGAGTCCATCTCGTCGCAGATCCTCTCGACGATCTCTGCGAATCCGTCCTCTCCGACTTCATATCTGCCTTTCAGGGTCATATCCATTATCAGGAGCAGATTCGACACGAACTTCCCTCTCGGGGACAGCCTGTATTTCATCACCATTCTGCCGTCCCTCACAAGGCGTTCCTCTACGAGACCGCCCTCTCTCAGGAGGTCGACCCGGTCCCTGACCATCTTCCAGTTGGAGATGTACTCGTTGAGTTCACTCTGGGTCATCTCCTCACTCATGCGGAGTTTCAGCAAGGAGGTTATCACATGTTTCCTTCCCAGAATCTCCTCAGCGCCTAGTGCCATATCGGGGGCATCGGGTTATGTCTATGATTTCAGTTTTCTGAACTTAAATTATTTATCTATCAAATCGTTAGGTTTCTCACCATTCGTCTACGAAATGGACGTTTGTAGATACAAATGGATAGGACGATACATCCAACTCAGAAGGCGAAGACGTATGATGTTAGATTCGGGAGCCCCAATCGATGTTCTTGAGGAAAAACATGCCATATCGACCATGATATACCTTCTAGACAACGACGGATGTCGGAAGTCGGACATCTACAGAGATGTATCACGCAACCCCCGGATGCCCGAGAAGCTGGATCTCTTGGAGAATCGCGGTCTCATCGTGCAGAGCCCCATCGATGAGCGCAACTCCGTAAACATCCATCTGACGGACATGGGGAAGGATGTCGCCCTGGCGCTCAGGGACATCGCCGCCAGGATGACCCAGTGAGTCAGTACTCGCATCCGCCGTTGACGATTCCGATTATGTCGTCGACGTATCCGGCCGCTCTGTCCTCCATCCTGAGGTCCAGGTCGGACAGTCCGCGCCTGTACGCGTCCATGACCGCGCGCGGGACGGGTGTGAAGTCCGTGTTCATGGCGGGCCCGATCTCAGCCATCTCGGATTCGAACCTGTCCCTAGGGATCGAGAGGATGTAAGCGACCGTCTCGTAGACGATGCGATCCTCGTCGAGATACTTCAGGAGGGCACCCTGGTTCCTCGTGGGTTCGTCCTCGCCTATGGCAAGTCTCAGCTCGGCGATCTCCACAGCCTTCCTGGCAGCGACCGCCCTTATGACGCCGTCGTCGTACTGTCTGAGGACCTCGTACATGTGTGCGAGTCCGGGGTCGTTCTCCATCTTCATGCGGAGCCGATGGGCATGGACGATTTTAAAAAATGGGATGACAGCGCGTTGCCGTCTATTTCGGTAAGGGTGGCCGGGGCGTCGCCCCGGCTATTTGATCACTGGACTGCCTTCTCGACCTTGGCGAAGATCTCGTCGATGCTTCCGACACCCTCGATGGTGACGAGGGTTCCCTTCTTCGCGTAGTAGTCAATGAGAGGCATGGTGTTCTCGCGGTAGACCTTGAGCCTGTTGAGGACGGTCTCCTCCTTGTCGTCGTCCCTCTGGTAGAGCTTGCCTCCGCACTTGTCGCAGACGCCCTCCTGCTTCGGGGGGTTGTAGATCAGGTGGTAGACGGCGTTGCAGTCGGGGCAGGAGCGCCTCTTGGTGAGCCTGTTGATGAGCTCCTCATCGGCGACGTCGAGGTTGAGGGCGAGGTCCACGTCGAGCTGCTCGGCGAGTGCGTCGGCCTGCTCCACGGTCCTGGGGAACCCGTCGAGGATCACTCCGCCCTTGGCCTGGGCGATCTTCTCCTTCATGAGTCCGATGATGAGGTCGTTGGGCACGAGGGCGCCGGAGTCCATGTACTCCTTGGCCTTCTTCCCGAGGTCGGTTCCGTTCCTGACGGCTTCGCGCAGCATGTCGCCGGTGGAGAGCCTGGTGTACCCGAGCTCGTCGCTGAGTTTCTCGCCCTGGGTTCCTTTTCCGGATCCCGGGGGTCCAAGAAGAACGATCGTGGATTTCATGGAGGCTCGGAGTTCTTCATAATATATCAATACGAGGGAGGGGGACGGAATCCAATTAAATCCAGGAGTGTTCCTCAGAAAGGGGCTTCGGATGAAGATCGGATTGGGAATGGACACGGGTGGCACCTACACCGACGCTGTGATAATGGATCTGGACACGGGGAAGGTCCTGGACAAGGCTAAGTCCATGACGACCCGCGAGGACCTGTGCATAGGAATAAGGGGAGCCATCGAGGGCATAGGCGAGGAGTACCTGAGGGACGTCACCGTCGTCGCGCTGTCCTCCACTCTGGCGACCAACTCGGTCGTGGAGGGGAAGGGGTGCAGGGTCGGTCTGGTCTGCATAGGAGGCGATTACAACAGGGCCGTCAATGCCGACTACTCCGTCAGGGTGGCGGGCGGTCACGACTACCACGGGGACCCGAACGAGCCCCTGGACGTCGACGCGGTAAGGGGCTTTCTGGAGTCCGTCCGCGGGAGGATCGACGGTCTGGCCGTGTCGGGGTACCTTTCGATACGCAATCCGGAGCACGAGGACGCGGTCCGCGAGATGGCCAAGGACATCCTCGGGGTCCCGGTGGTCTGCGGGCACGAGCTGTCATCCAGTCTGGGGTTCAGCGAGCGTACGACCACCTGCATCATGAACAGCAGGCTGATCCCGGTGATGGACGGTCTGATACGCTCGGTCGAGGCGGTCCTCGGGGAGAAGGGCGTCCACGCACCCCTGATGATTTTCCGCGGGGACGGCACTATGATGAGCGGGGCCGTGGCGAGGGAGAGGCCGGTCGAGACGATCCTCTCGGGACCCGCCGCCAGCCTCATGGGCGCCATGCACATGACCGGCATCAGGGACGCGGTCGTCATGGACATGGGCGGGACGACCACCGATATCGGGGTCCTGCGCGACGGAAGGCCCAGCCTGGATCCGGAGGGGGCCATGATCGGGGGCAAGAGGACCAGGGTCATGGCCGCCCAGATCGCCACATCCGGCATCGGAGGGGACAGCCGCATCGTCGTCAACCAGGGACGCATAGTGCTTACATCGCTCCGCGTCATGCCGCTGTGCGTTGCCGCCAGGAGATGGCCACATGTGGCCGAGTCCCTGTCGTCGGTATATGCGAACCTCCCGACGCGCTACATGAGGCCTGTCAACGTGGAGAACAAGGTGTTCAGGACGGAGTTCCTCCGTACGATAGGCCGTCCGAGGGATCCCTCGATGGTCACGGAGGCCGACAACGAGCTTCTCGAACTGGCTTCGTCCAGACCGTACACCGTGAGCGGGGCGGCAATGGAGCTGCGCCGCGACGAGTACGAGTTCAACATCCCCTCCCTCGAGAGCTACGGTTTCATACAGAGGATCGGGTTGACGCCCACGGACATCCTCCACGCTGACGGGACATACACGGAATTCGACGCTGACGCATCCAAAGCGGGTGTGGCGTACATGGCCGCCCTCGCGGGCATGTCGCCCGAGGCGTTCATCGCAAAGGCCCGTGACGCCATCCGCAACAAGCTGGCACTGGAGCTGGCGAAGGTCGTGCTCACCGAGGACTCCGGAGAACTGGACCTCGGGAAGACCGGCATGGACATGGTCATGAAGTCCATCACGGGCACGCCCGGGAAGGACTTCCACTGCACCCTGACCCTGGACAAGCCGATCATCGGGATCGGGGCGCCGTCCGGAGTCTACATAAGGTGGATGGCGGGGGTGTTCGGCACGGATGTGATCATCGACGGGGACTCCGACGTGGGCAACGCCGTAGGGGCGATAACGTCGTCCGTTTCGGAGTCGATAGACATCCTGATCAGGCCCATGCTGATGGTGAAGGCCAAGGGGGAGTACGAGGCGTTCTCCAAGCTGGGCAGGTTCAGGTACGACAGCATCGAGGAGGCGATCTCGGACCAGGAGGCCAGAGCCAGGGAGTACGTGGTCGCGGCAGCTGAGAGGAGCAACGCGGAGAACGTGTGCGTCTCAGTCGACTCCGACCGCCATCTGTACATGACCCTCCCGGGAGGACGCGACCTGGACGAGGTCGAGATGCGCATCACCGCCGCCGGAAAGCCGAAACAGTTCCTCCGATGACATGTGCCAGATGTCTGTCCGGCACCATCATCGGGTCGTCTAAACCTCACTGAAAACAAGACGCGCACGCGCGCAACCTATTAAAGCATGGGTCGTCATCGTCCCCCAGTTCAGAGAGGTGTCCATCTTGGATCAGAGCATCATCGACCAGATCGAGAAAGTCGTCGGAAAGGAGGGCTACTCCGTCGAGCCCGCCGTCCTGTACACGTACGGTTTCGACGCATCCATTTTCCACAACACCCCGGACATCGTCGTCCAGCCCAGGACGACTGAGCAGGTTTCCGAGGTCATGAAGATCGCATACGCCAACAAGATCCCCGTCACCCCGCGCGGAGCGGGCACCGGGCTCTGCGGGTCGGCCGTCCCCATCAAGGGCGGCATAGTAATGGCCATGCAGAGGATGAACAAGGTGAAGAAGGTCAGCGTCGCCGACCTCTGGGTCGATGTCGAGGCTGGGTGCGTCTACAACGACCTCAACGAGGAGCTCGCCAAGTACGGCTTCTTCTTCCCCCCGTCCCCCGGTTCGGCCGAGGCCTGCCAGATCGGAGGCATGGTGGCGAACAACGCATCCGGCATGCGCGCCGTCAAGTACGGGGCGACCAGGGACTTCGTCATGGGACTCACCTTCGTCAAGGCAGACGGGGAGATCGTCCGCTGCGGGACCAGGACCATCAAGGACTCCTCGGGATACCAGCTGGCGCGTCTGATGTGCGGCTCCGAGGGAACGCTCGGTATCATCACCGAGGTCACCCTGAAGCTGACAACCAAGCCCAAGAAGGCGGCGAACTGCCTGTGCTGCTTCAACACGGTCGAGGACGCCGGCAGGTGCATCTCGGCCATCATCGCCAAGCCCCTCATTCCCTCGTCCTGCGAGCTAATGGACAGCGTCAGCATAAGCGCGGTGAACAAGGCACGCGGGAACCCCTCCCGGACTGCGGTGCGCTGTGCATCGTCGAGGTCGACGGAGAGACGGACGAGATCATAGACAGGGACCTCGCGATTGTCGAGGAGATCGCCAAGGAGATCGGAGCGATCGAGGTCATCCCCACAAAGGACAAGAAGCTCATGGCCCAGTGGACCGACGCTAGGAAGTCCGTCATGACATCGCTCTCCGCGCTGAAGCCCGGCTACGCCTGCGTCTCGCTCGCCGACGACATGGGCGTCTCAGTGTCCCAGGTCCCCAAGGCGGTCAAGGCGTTCCAGGAGATAGCAGAGAAGTACGACGTGACCATCGCGACCTACGGCCACGCCTCCGACGGGAACCTCCACACCAAGATGGTCATCGACGTCTACGACAAGGACCAGTGGGAGAGGGGTGTCAAGGCCGTCGACGAGATCTTCGACGCATGCATCGAGCTTGGCGGAACGGTCACCGGGGAGCACGGTGTCGGAATCTCAAAGGCGCCCAACTTCCAGAAGGAGAGGGCATCCGAGATGTCCAGCATCAGGGCCATCAAGAAGGCCATGGACTCGGAGAACATCCTCAACCCCGGCAAGCTGGAGCAGTGGGAGGGAGGCATCCTCAGGAACCTGAGGTACCCCTGCCCAGACTTCATGTGATTCTAAACCCTGGGGGCTATGCCCCCGACCCCCTTCTCAATCGATGCAGGTCTGAGTTCCAGCGTATCAGTCCATCGATGGATCCGCCTGCCCGCTCCGGATTCCCGAGACGAAAGCCAGCTGGATCTCCGCACCACGCATCGGTCTGCCATCAGGCGAACGGGTTGGCGAACGCATAGTAGGAGATGTCGAACGCCATGTAGACGCAGACGACCTCTATGATCGCGATGGCGAACATGGCGATCCAGATGCCCTTGTTCCACATCAGGATCTTGCCGCCGTCGAGGGGGCCGATGGGTATCAGGTTGAACAGCGCCAGGAACGAGTTGAGCGATGCCAGCATCACGAAGACCAGGATGACCAGGAACATCGGGTCGTCCAGGAAGTACGGGCTGTCGTTCATGGTCATGACAGCCGCGATCCCTATGGCCGCCAGGACGATGTTGACGATCGGTCCGGCCATGCTGATCCTGCCGTTCTTCTCGATGTCGGCGTATCCGCGGATGTAGACGGCTCCGGGCGCCGCGAAGAGGAACCCGAGCATCGACGTGATCAGCGTGAGGATGAGTCCCATCGGGTAAAGCCTGAACTCGGACCACATGCCGTATTTCTGAGCCACGAACTTGTGTCCGAACTCGTGCAGGAGGAACGAGAACACCACGAGGACCAGGCATATCGCGAAAAGCCCCGCCCATCTGCCGGTCTCACCCAGGTGGTATTCCAGACATGTCATGATGGTGTTGTTGCGGTACAGGATGAGGAACGCGATCGAGAGGATCACGATGGAGACGAATATGTCTCTGAGCTCCTCGCTGCTGAACCTCTTCTTCCCGTATCCGGGGTTGACATGGATCTCGTAGTCGTACGGGTCCTGCATGATCTGTCGATACAGGCTCACCAATATAAAGATGAAGCAGAATCCTTCGACGATGGCTCAGAACATAGCCCACGGCAAGGAGGTCTACAGATGGTGCGACAGCTGCGGCACCCTCCTCCTGGGGGAGGCCTGCTCCGTCTGCGGTTCCTCAGGGAGGGAGTTCAGGGTCAACAGCCCCGGGGACATCAGGCCGTGCATGGGCGATAGCGTGGACATGATCCTGAGCCTGTTCCGCGAGGCCTTCGGCACCGACGCCCCCCTCAGGGGGAAGTCGATCTGGCTCAACAAGGTTCCCGGAGAGGACCGCACCGACGAGGTCATCGCCGACGGCTCCGTACTGGGCGTCGCGAGGTTCGACATGCGCTTGGACAGAATGGTCCTGGAGATCAGGCAGCCGGGCGCCGAGATGTTCAATCCCGTGGCGACCAAGAACGTGGTCTGGTTCTGGGGCATGTCGGGCCATCTGAAGGGCAAGACGATCCCGGGGGAGAACCTCAACGACGTCGTCGGGGAGTTCTCCAGGGGCGATTCCCTGATCCTCAGAAAGGGCCAGAGAATAGGCGTCGGCATCGCTCTCGAGGACAGTTCCTCACTCAAGTCCGCCGAACGCGCAATAAAGATTCGTGACATAGGCCAGCCGGCCCCCGCCCGCGAGGTGAGGGACGCCGACCTGTCGACGTTCACCGCCTGCAACCGCGACCATCTCAGGCGCATGCAGAGGCGCGCCGTGAAGGAGATCAGGGTGTTCCTCGCCGAGAAGAACCCGAAGGGCCTTCCCGTGACCGTCTCGTTCTCCGGCGGCAAGGACTCGCTGGCGGCCTACGGTCTGGCGTCCCAGGCCGCCGAGGGGGTCGAGCTCATGTACATAGACACCGGTCTGGAGTTCCCCGAGACCGTGGAGTACGTCAGGGGATTCGCCCGGGATCACGGCTGCAGGCTGCACGTCGCCTCCGGAGGGAACGGGTTCTGGGACAACGTGGATGCCTTCGGACCGCCCGCCAAGGACTTCCGCTGGTGCTGCAAGGTCTGCAAGCTCGGACCCATCACCGACATGATCGCCGACGAGTTCCCGGATGGGACGGTGACGGTGGAGGGGAACCGCTGGCTGGAGTCGTACGCCAGGTCGGGCATAGGGTTCGTTACCAGGAACCCCTTCGTTCCGAACCAGGTCAACCTCAATCCCATCCGCTCATGGACGGCCGCCGAGGTCTGGCTGTACATCCTGTCCCACGGGCTCCGCTACAACCCGCTGTACGACCGGGACTTCGAGAGGATCGGGTGCTACCTGTGCCCCTCCTGCCTGTCGAGCGAATGGAGGAACACGGGGAGGATCCATCCGGAGCTCTACTCCCGGTGGGAGGACCATCTGCATAGGTACGCCGAATCCAGGGGTCTCCCGGAGGAGTACGTGGACTCGGGGTTCTGGCGTTGGAAGGTCCTTCCGCCCAAGATGGTCCAGCTGGCGGAGGAGATGCGTCTGGACCTGAGACCGAAGAACGCGTCCGGACCCGCCATGAAGATGCTGAAGGGGGCCTCGTCCTGTGCCGCGGGGGGTTACTCCATGGAGGCCGTGGTCACGATCCCTCGCGCCAGGGACTTCTCGTACGTGGCCGACGCCCTCCGCACGGTGGGGGACGTGAGGTACGACGCCGAGTACGAGATCGCGCTGCTGAGGCTGCCCATCGGCAGGGCGAGGCTGTTCGGCGGCGGCCAGGTGTCCGTGAACGCTCCTGACGAGGGCAACGTCAGGAGGATCTTCGAGAGGTCGGTGAAGGCCCTCATACGCGCCCAGATGTGCACCGAGTGCGGGATCTGCGAGAAGGGCTGCCCGAGGAGAGCCATCCGCATATCCGGCGGCATGAGGGTGGATCCGGAACGCTGCAACTCGTGCGGCAGGTGCGAGAGGTCGTGCATGGTCGTCCATTACTACGACAAGCTGATGGACGGGGTGTCCGATGGGTCCTCCCGCAAGCATTAAAATACCCCCACACATCCCAATCATATGGATTGGATATTCGGCCTCGCGATGCTGCTGGGCATAGGTCCCGCGTTGATCCTCATGTACCTGGGGGTCCGCAACTACACGTATCCGAAGGTCGAGCAGCCGTTCTTCAGCGATCCCACGTTCTTCATATTGCTGGTCGTCGGGATGATCGCCGGATCGATCCTGTTCTTCGCGATGATCGCCATGGGCTTCGCGTCCAACGTGGTGTACATGGTCATCCTCGCCGCGATAGAGGCGATGGTCCTGGTCGTGGTGATGAACCTGAAGCGCTTCAGGGGGAAATCGGACTCCATGTTCTACGGCTACGCCCTGGGCCTCGGCATGTCCTGCGGGCTGTCCACGGGTATCGTGTTCGTCACGGCCAGCACGGTCGAGACGTTCGACGCCTCCGTCATCGTGCTGGTGCTCATCTCCGTGTCCATGTCCCTGATGCTCGGAGCGTGCGGGACGACCGTCGGAGAGGGCATCGCCAGGCACAGGGTGATGGAGTTCGCCCTTCAGGCGATGATCCCGCTGATAATCTACAACATCCTCCTGACCGTCCTCCTCCAGGGAGGGGAGCTGGGGGGAATGGTCGCGTACTACGTCTGCGCCGCCGTGGCGCTGGTGTTCGGCGCGGTGCTGTACTACCGCACGATGCTCATCCGCCTCCCCCAGATCGTCAGGGAGGTCCTCAAGATGGAGGGCAAGAAGCGCGACGACCTTCCGAAGTGATCAGGCCCTGTAGACGCCGACCCTGACCTCGGAGATGATGCAGCGGTCCAGCATGGCCGAGACCATCTTCTCGGCGCGGTCCCCTGCGACCTCCCTAACGTCGTCCAGCGTGAACGTGCCCTTGATCGCCGTAAGGCCCTCGGCGAGGATCGTCATCTTCTCTTCCAGGTCGGAGCAGTGCTCGTACCTGTAGACCATGGTGGAGTAGGGGTCCGCCTCGGCTATCCTCTGCTTCTTCTTGACCATGTCTGGCGGCACGAACCCGGTCGCCTGGGAGAGCGCCTCGCGGACCACGTCCTGGTCGGGGGACTCGAAGTAGAACGACAGGTCCTTGGTCTTCTGGACGCAGTTGCAGTACGGGCAGGTGGATTCCGATTTCGATCTGTCGACGATCCTGGGTCTCCTGCACACCCCGCAGAGCGTGAGCCCGTACATCAGCGGTACTCCGTGAAGACGAGGGCTGCCACGCAGCAACCGTAGTGGTCCAGGGGGATCTCCAGCTCCTCCGTGGCGAACTGGATCTCCTCGAACTCGACGCCGCGGATCTCGGACATCTCGTTCATCTTCCAGGTCAGGATTTCTTTCAGGGAGTCCGCGGAGCCGTGGATGTGCCCCTCGGCGACGTATCCTCCCTTCCCGTCCTTCCTGTAGGCGTAGGCGATCCCGGCGGCGATGGTCTCGCCCTCGGTGCCCCTCATCTGGGCCAGGACGCAGTGGGTGACGGCCCCCATGGGCATCTCGCAGATCTCGACGCGTTCGGCGTTCTTGGGTATGACGGAGGACACGGACACGAGGTTCTGCTCGCCGATCCCGGCGGAGATGAGCGCTCTGTCGAACGCGTTGAGGTCGGATGTCCTGCTCACCGCCGAGCTGTGCGTGATGAAGAATCTGGAGGGTACGAGTTCCATGCCCGTCCCTATCCGGGTTCCCCGATAAATTGATGACGTCGGTCGGAGGCTCACCCGTACAGGTTCCCCGCGACCTCCTCCTCCTGCCTCTCGGCGGCCTCCTGGTCGGACTGTATCTTCTTGCGGATCTCCTCCGCCTCGCCGAGGAGCGGTTTGGTGCTGAGCCTCAGTCCGGGGATCATCGAGGATATTGCGGGTACGAACTGCGCGGCGGAGCCGGGGTCGGGCAGGTTCGGGTTGGCCGGCACCATGATGGATGTGATCCCCATCCCCCATGTGGGCGCCTCGTAGAGCATCACGCCGGTGATGCCCTTGACCATGCCGCCCTCCATCAGGGCGAATTTGGATTTCTTGATCATCTTGTCGCTGCCGGGGCCAACCCCGCAAACGACGGGCACATCGTCCTCCGACATCCTGGCCGTTCCCTCCAGGCATACGATGTCGCGGCAGCCAGCGTAGTTCAGGTACGACAGGATGGCCTGGACTACCTCGTAGCAGTCCTCGGGCTTAGGCGCATACTCCGACAGGCAGACGATCAGATCCCTCCCGGTCTTGGTGGTGTGCTTCCTCCCGTAGAATCTCACGGGCGGATACGCCACCCCGCGGTGGATCAGGCAGTACGGCGGCATGGTGGGCGACGATAGCCCCGCGATGGCCCCCATCTCGAGCTGGCCGACCATGTAGTTGGCCATGATTGAACTGACCAGCCCGACGCTCGGGAACCCTATGATTGCGACCGGGTTCTCCAGGCCCATGTCCGCGTATCTTATGGTCTTGACTGCCATGCCTCCGGGTAAAGGCGTTAACCTTTTTAAGAAGTTCTATTCTATCCGAATCCATGAGCGGTAGCACCATCACCTCGTCCAGCACCTCCGGCGGAGTCCCGGTGGTCGTGGAGAACATCCCCGGAAGCCAGAGCGCTGCATTCATGATCGGCGTCGCCACCGGGTCCAGGGACGAGCATCCGGAGATATTCGGTCTGTCGCACCTCCTGGAGCACACGGTTTTCAGGGAGACCGAGACCAGGGACTCGTACCAGATGGCTAAGGAGATGGAGGGGGCCGGTGGAGAGCTCAACGCGTTCACCGGCAGGGAGATGACCGCGTTCTACGGGATCACGATCAAGGAGACCGCGCCGACTGCCATGGACATGGTCGGGGACATAGTCGCCCATCCCAAGATCAACGAGGAGGACACCGAGCTCGAGAAGAAGATCGTCCTGCAGGAGCTGAGCATGATCCGCAACGAGCCGGACAGCTACATACACGACCTCTTCGAGTCCACGCTCTGGAGGGGCCACGCCCTCTCCCAGGACGAGGGCGGCGACGAGAAGGTCGTCGCGGGGCTGACGTCCGCGGACCTCCGCGCCTACTACGAGGAGAAGTACCTGATCCCCAACCTGGCGGTCTACGCTGCCGGCGCCATAGACGTCGACGAGACGGTCCGCTGGGCCGAGGAGGTGCTGGATCCCATGAAGGGAGGCGCCAGGAACACCCGCAGCGCCCCGCAGACCCCGAACTCGGAGTACCGCTTCGTCAAGGGCGATGCCGAGCACTGCCACGTCGCCATGGGGTTCCCGTCATACGGCGCATCCCATCCGGACAGGATGGCCGCCTCCATGCTGAGCGCGGTCCTCGGATCCGGCACGAGCTCCAGGCTGTTCCAGAACGTCAGGGAGAAGAAGGCCCTGGTGTACTCGATATACACCACGGTGTCTCAGAACAGCGACGCCTCATCGCTTACATCCTACATGTCGTGCACGGACGGCAACGTCATAGAGGCGATGGAGACCGTCGCATCGGTCATTTCCCAGTTCCTGAGGGAGGGGTTGGAGAAGGGCGAGCTGGAGAGGGCGAAGAGGCTCATCAAGGGAGCCAACGTCCGCAGCATGGAGTCCACGGAGCACAGGCTCTACAGGCTCGGGGTCAACCACATGCTCAACGGTGCCACAGAGACCCTGGAGGAGCGTCTGTCGAGGATAGACGCCGTCACGGAGGATGACGTCATGCGCGTAGCCGACGACCTTCTGAGGGCGGACCGCCTGAACACGGTCGTCCTCGGCAAGGGGAACAGGGAGATCAGGAAGTACGACGCCTCGGCGCTGACCCTGTGAGCTCCTCCATTATGTGGAGCACCGCCCTGCCGGCGCTTTCCACGGAGCCCTCCACCTCGGGGGTCATGGTTTCGGTGACCGTCTTGATGTCCTGGACCTCGATGGCGACGAACCTGACCTCCTCAGGCATTATGTCCGGGTCCATCTGACGGCCGATCTTGATCGCCGTGGGTAGGTTGACGTCATGCGACGCCGCATGGGCGATGGCCTCGTCGAAGTCGCGCTCGGAGAACAGCATGACCGTCCCGGGGCCG
Coding sequences within it:
- a CDS encoding adenylate kinase; its protein translation is MKSTIVLLGPPGSGKGTQGEKLSDELGYTRLSTGDMLREAVRNGTDLGKKAKEYMDSGALVPNDLIIGLMKEKIAQAKGGVILDGFPRTVEQADALAEQLDVDLALNLDVADEELINRLTKRRSCPDCNAVYHLIYNPPKQEGVCDKCGGKLYQRDDDKEETVLNRLKVYRENTMPLIDYYAKKGTLVTIEGVGSIDEIFAKVEKAVQ
- a CDS encoding insulinase family protein; amino-acid sequence: MSGSTITSSSTSGGVPVVVENIPGSQSAAFMIGVATGSRDEHPEIFGLSHLLEHTVFRETETRDSYQMAKEMEGAGGELNAFTGREMTAFYGITIKETAPTAMDMVGDIVAHPKINEEDTELEKKIVLQELSMIRNEPDSYIHDLFESTLWRGHALSQDEGGDEKVVAGLTSADLRAYYEEKYLIPNLAVYAAGAIDVDETVRWAEEVLDPMKGGARNTRSAPQTPNSEYRFVKGDAEHCHVAMGFPSYGASHPDRMAASMLSAVLGSGTSSRLFQNVREKKALVYSIYTTVSQNSDASSLTSYMSCTDGNVIEAMETVASVISQFLREGLEKGELERAKRLIKGANVRSMESTEHRLYRLGVNHMLNGATETLEERLSRIDAVTEDDVMRVADDLLRADRLNTVVLGKGNREIRKYDASALTL
- a CDS encoding pyruvoyl-dependent arginine decarboxylase, which translates into the protein MELVPSRFFITHSSAVSRTSDLNAFDRALISAGIGEQNLVSVSSVIPKNAERVEICEMPMGAVTHCVLAQMRGTEGETIAAGIAYAYRKDGKGGYVAEGHIHGSADSLKEILTWKMNEMSEIRGVEFEEIQFATEELEIPLDHYGCCVAALVFTEYR
- a CDS encoding hydantoinase/oxoprolinase family protein — its product is MKIGLGMDTGGTYTDAVIMDLDTGKVLDKAKSMTTREDLCIGIRGAIEGIGEEYLRDVTVVALSSTLATNSVVEGKGCRVGLVCIGGDYNRAVNADYSVRVAGGHDYHGDPNEPLDVDAVRGFLESVRGRIDGLAVSGYLSIRNPEHEDAVREMAKDILGVPVVCGHELSSSLGFSERTTTCIMNSRLIPVMDGLIRSVEAVLGEKGVHAPLMIFRGDGTMMSGAVARERPVETILSGPAASLMGAMHMTGIRDAVVMDMGGTTTDIGVLRDGRPSLDPEGAMIGGKRTRVMAAQIATSGIGGDSRIVVNQGRIVLTSLRVMPLCVAARRWPHVAESLSSVYANLPTRYMRPVNVENKVFRTEFLRTIGRPRDPSMVTEADNELLELASSRPYTVSGAAMELRRDEYEFNIPSLESYGFIQRIGLTPTDILHADGTYTEFDADASKAGVAYMAALAGMSPEAFIAKARDAIRNKLALELAKVVLTEDSGELDLGKTGMDMVMKSITGTPGKDFHCTLTLDKPIIGIGAPSGVYIRWMAGVFGTDVIIDGDSDVGNAVGAITSSVSESIDILIRPMLMVKAKGEYEAFSKLGRFRYDSIEEAISDQEARAREYVVAAAERSNAENVCVSVDSDRHLYMTLPGGRDLDEVEMRITAAGKPKQFLR
- a CDS encoding radical SAM protein; the encoded protein is MAVKQFTGYAKWWILSKCGRKNPLVITMGIGYACNLRCRHCHIDSMLKANPGIKAAQTYDEIVTDLRERYESGARIAYFEGGETTIWRDGDKDLGDLIDAAKSIGYYNVGYTTNGTTGRIFTNSDVISVSLDGPKAVHDYVRGDGAYDKLMDTLSGLEFSGRVYANMVLQKGNLEHIREIVEIVKSNPRLAGIVFNFITPPPYELLPTPEEKRRAIDEIASLKKEGFPILNSKKGLKLLAEEDWGSRCPKYLSAFTMPDGSRKNGCPSEGTESCRHCGYDAVREYYLIDRGSPATILEMFPVFAKSKS
- a CDS encoding phosphoadenosine phosphosulfate reductase family protein — its product is MKQNPSTMAQNIAHGKEVYRWCDSCGTLLLGEACSVCGSSGREFRVNSPGDIRPCMGDSVDMILSLFREAFGTDAPLRGKSIWLNKVPGEDRTDEVIADGSVLGVARFDMRLDRMVLEIRQPGAEMFNPVATKNVVWFWGMSGHLKGKTIPGENLNDVVGEFSRGDSLILRKGQRIGVGIALEDSSSLKSAERAIKIRDIGQPAPAREVRDADLSTFTACNRDHLRRMQRRAVKEIRVFLAEKNPKGLPVTVSFSGGKDSLAAYGLASQAAEGVELMYIDTGLEFPETVEYVRGFARDHGCRLHVASGGNGFWDNVDAFGPPAKDFRWCCKVCKLGPITDMIADEFPDGTVTVEGNRWLESYARSGIGFVTRNPFVPNQVNLNPIRSWTAAEVWLYILSHGLRYNPLYDRDFERIGCYLCPSCLSSEWRNTGRIHPELYSRWEDHLHRYAESRGLPEEYVDSGFWRWKVLPPKMVQLAEEMRLDLRPKNASGPAMKMLKGASSCAAGGYSMEAVVTIPRARDFSYVADALRTVGDVRYDAEYEIALLRLPIGRARLFGGGQVSVNAPDEGNVRRIFERSVKALIRAQMCTECGICEKGCPRRAIRISGGMRVDPERCNSCGRCERSCMVVHYYDKLMDGVSDGSSRKH